CTCTAAGCAGGATGGAATGTTGCCATGTTGATAGACCGATATTATTAATTCAGTTTGATTTCTTAGTATTCTGTCTGCTATTGCAGGGCCAACTTTTTAAGCTTAGTGTCTTATGGACTGGTCATCCAGTCCGTAAGCCCATGAACTGCCTTTTCTGAATCAGCAAGCTTTGGTATTAAACAGTTGTATTCACAAGACCTCTTCTTCCTGAGAAAGTCAAGTGTAGTGAATACCTGATAGTCAATAAATCAGGTCAATAGCACAGGTATTGATCTGATTGGAACGCTCCGGTACCAAGGCTGTGATATTGAGCACAAGGCtatctatttcttattttcagtgtgCTAACTAAAATAAGTCATGTTTTAACACAAATCACAAGAAGCCACAAAttagatgtcttttttttctttccttttttttttttttttttttttttttcccctccaatgTCTCCAACATCAGACCTGTCATTGCAGTTGCCTTAATAAAAAGACAGAGACTGAAGTAAATTTCTCACCATCATAAATATTATCCTTTCCTAACTTGAGCCTCTGGCTTCTTTGTGGGGGCGTTGTTTTCTTGACTGGGTAGAGAAGATTTGTTACTAGTCCTTGGTTTGGTTTCTCATAGTTGTATATTAAATCCTTTAATGTTCTGAATACCTTTTCTGGAATACCTTCAGAAGtctgcaaggaaaggaaaataaagttagTTTGCAAGCCTATTTCACATCAGGTACCTTAAGCGAGAGGAACTGTGCCTAGCTTATTGTTCACCAAGGGACAATTTTGTAAACCTGTTTGGTGACTGAATATTGTTGTATCACAGAGGTCCCTGTGTGGTGGTGTGGTTATGGTACTAAGCATAACCTCCTTCACCATCCCTGCTTGAGTGCGCTGCAGCCTAGGGGAAGCTGTTTAGTGCTCTCTGTCTGGGTTCAGGTCACAGGCTTCCCATCCTAGCATGAAGAAATGTTACCTCCTTCAGTCCAATAGTCACTGCTTCTAACCAAAGAACTTCACAGCTCTGCATGCCTGGCTACACCTCTCAGTTCCTCCCTTCAGGAATCCCTGACCAGAGATACAGGACCAGCCAGCTACTTAGAACAAAATTCATGTAGTTTCACATTCATATTTGgctgtttaaacaaaacattcaaaGGGATCTCAGTCAACAACAGTCCATGTGCTACTGAATTTCACTCTTTTTCacaagtcagattttttttttcttcttacattgCAAAAGAACAGAACCAGTTGCTGTCTTCCCAGGCAAATGTTTCACTCCCTAAATCTGCCCTCCAAGACTTGGTCTGTGCTACCAAAAGGTTTTCTGATGTTGCTGTCCTGGTAAACCACCTAAACATAGATACCTACCAAGACTACAAAAAAGCTTCTTGCTTAGAGTTAAAATGTTGCTGAGGCTCAGCAAAATACGTCCTATATGTATTCTGGATTCTTAAGCAATATAAAATAGTGGAGTAGAATCAAAACTTAAACTGATATCAATTATTCAGCTGGGGATCTAAAATTATTACAGCTACCCATCCACCACTTCTTCTAGAGAGTCTCATAGATATTATGAATCTTGTGACTATTTATTGTGGTTGCAGATAttgaaaatcaatatttaaaatattggttCACTCCAATTCAGCAGAGTTCAGAAGAGTGAAAACATTACCGGCTTCCCTCTGGTCTTAGAACACAAGTTTATGGGCAACATATTTAGTTCCCACTTAAAATGCTGGGTTCAAACAACGATGTGACAAGCAGAAGCCAAATGTTTTGTGAGATATCAGCAAAGGACACCTACAAAGGCAACTACAATGTCTGGGGACCCATATGAATGTTCCAGGCATCAGCTTTTGCTTTTAGGCAGGAGTTTATTATTTGTCTCAGATTTGTCCAAGTTTTCAACCAGCACCAGAGACTCCTGAGGCCAAACATGGATGACACTCTAAACGTAGGAGAACAGGGTTCTCACAACTGCCTTTTAACACGAGGACTGAACTGCTtccacagcacagcccctgaGTAATCTGTACAGAGATTTTTGCAACACTGGCAGTGAAGAGAGAGTAATGTCAGAGAGCAAGCACGTTAATTATCTCTCTCACAGTGAGAGTCCCACTCCCTCTACTAGTCATTAAAAGAGAATGGAGCTTTGGATTCAATTCATCACTATCCAGCAgatactttctctctctctctctctctccacatCCTCTATCTTTTCTACATCTCACGATGGAGTGGATGCCTCTACCTCTGTGtactggttttggctgggatggagtaATCTTTCTTCTTAGCAGCCTGTATGGCGCTGCGTTTGGATTTCATGATTAgaacagtgttgataacaccagtgttttggctgtttctgagcagtgcttacacagcaTTGAGGCCGTCTCTTTTTATTACTCTGCTCCCACATCAGATAGGCTGGGGGTGtgcaagaagctgggaggggacacagccaggagagctCACCTGCATTGACCAGAGGGGTATCCTGACATTATGCTGACATTAAGCTCAGTATTAAAAGCTTCAGGAGAGTGGGGATGCTTGTGGTTACAgtatttgtcttcccaagtaaTCATTATGTCAGCTGAGACCCTGCTTTCCAGGAAGCAGCTAAacatctggctgctgctgggaagtaGTGGTGAAAttccttctttgctttgcttgcacatgACTTCACTTCAcctaataaaattttattttttttttttcaggaaaattgtCTTTAGTGCAATCTGTACTGAGGAAATGAGGGTTACTTACCTGTATTTTATAATATCCTTGCTTTTCCCTGAAGATACGGTAAGTGTAGATGAGTTCTTCAAAGCTGTGAAAAACATTGTATACATTATGCTTTTCATCAACTGTCAGATTACGGCAAATTGCTTAGACTGCCACAGCTGAACTTGACAGtaaggttttggttttcttggcttgtttttaaagtaaactGCAATGCTATGAAAGACTAAACCCGAAGAGACACGTCTAACGGAATGTCTGATGCTATATACCATCgattacatatatatgcattcagttttccatttcattcaTATATGACTGCCTTCAAAATAGTTCAGATTCTCTAAGTCCTGTTTATTCATCTATTAGACAAAATTAATCATGCATGTTGTTTTCATATGCCTCAgaaatccaaatatttatttctcccaCCTTGTCAATTCAGATCTAACCTTCTGTAAATGACAATGAAGAGCTGCTTGATTTTTGGAACAAATGTATTGCTCTCTTTTTTGCCCTGTGGAGCTAGGCCAGGTATGGTAAACATACCTAAGAGTGCTGTGTCCAATCTGCACTCACTGCACTTTCCCTAGGATAGACTTTGACCAAGCACGGCCAGTTAGCTCATAGACCTCCACATCAGCTAGCTGCCTGAGCTCTCCTCCAGCTTCTTAGGTCCGtttcctgtgctgtgttttgtatttctacAGCTCCGTTAGAATAGATCTGATAAGtcaaagcaatgaaaacactTCAGGTTTGCACAACCAGACAGGGCTGGATGTCACTGCTACTTGTTCTTGTgcagtaaaacacaaaatagaacCTAGAACTCTATGCTGAGGTGCCATGCATGTAAAAGAAATCTTTGCTTCTGTAGGATGCCTGATTCCTTACTCACCATCAGCAGAATTGCTTCATTGCACTAGAAACCATTTTGTGCAAATGTCCACATGGGAATAAAATGGAGGCAAAGAGCAGACATGCACCATTGATAATTGCAGTATCTCCATTAGCAGTGAGGAGAAGGGGGAGCAGTAGCCTTGTTGACTCTCAGACTCCAACCATGTTGGACTTACCATCAGATATCCTTTTCACGCTACAAAGATGTTGTTAACATGTACCCCTACTTCAAAAATGGAGCTACAGCGAAGACCCAAATAGCTACAGAGAAAAGTGAGGTGCCTTTCTTTCTATGAAGTCATATACCAGGGGCAAATGGGCTGCCTTCAAACTAATTAGCAACACCACAGGAGAAACCGTCACCTTTCGAAAGGCTGATCCACACCATAAAACATGGTTGAGAGGATTACCCAGGTTACGACACAAGATTGCAATGTTCTGTGGAAAACACAGACATTGTCCTGAAACGACACTAGAAGGCTGTCTTAGGAAATGTATCCTATTGTACTGATAGAAGTTGGGAAggatgggagaggagaaagagaaggaaaaccacATTAATCAAAGTAAGGGTAAAGAATGATCCTGTAGAAAATCTGCAGTTCACCCTTCACACGAGATCTACTGGCattcctctgaagaaaacagatgtagAAGTCTCCATGGCATACACAGAAGTGTGAAGTTGTAGAATACTTTTCATGTAAACTGCTTTCCTTGTGAGAGCCCTCAAGTAATTGTAGCAGCATAAATTCATGCTCTTAATTTCCCCACAGTGACCCCTTGAGTTGTTCATATTTCCACGTATACCGGATGTGATTGTGTACCAGGCCACTTCGACCTCGAATGTGTTTGATTTGACCAGATGCGTGTGATACTGGATATTTAACAGTGAGCACATAAATGAGAGCACACATGATATTTGGGTCTCAACACTGGGCTGAGTCTCTGACCCACAATGCTGAAAGCAGACACAATGGAGGCAGGAAGGGAAACCGCATTTTTAACAGATATTGGGGCTGGAAATATCTGCTAATAGCAGGTGATATTAGAGACACAAGAGGCTGTACACTAAGATTGACTGAAACTAAGGTAGAAAAGCAAGACAATGGGGAGTCCAGAGTTCAAAAACTGAGAggttttaaattttgaaatatgtttgcCCCAACTAAGGGTTTCAAAGAACTGATGAACTAAACCCAACACGTGCCTTTATATGAGAATAGTTTGATACCATAGGCTTCCCATCCTCTTGTCTATCCTCTTCTCTCCATGTGATACCTCCCTAAACTTCACTTTGCAGTTGTATCACAAGACAAATGTTGAATTCTTGGAGAGATGTTCGTAGAAAATGGCCTCCAGTCACCAGCACGCAGAAAATGACTGCACAAGTTCTACTCCTAGAATATTATTTGTCCTTTGAATTTCCCATGgttttgcttactttttttttttttttttttaataaaaacactaaaaaaataataaacagtttGAATACTCAAATTACTGATGGCTTTGGATATCATTTATC
The nucleotide sequence above comes from Oxyura jamaicensis isolate SHBP4307 breed ruddy duck chromosome 1, BPBGC_Ojam_1.0, whole genome shotgun sequence. Encoded proteins:
- the SH2D1B gene encoding SH2 domain-containing protein 1B → MEFPFFHGKITRKACEELLCKNGKNGSYLIRESESVEGALCLCVFFEELIYTYRIFREKQGYYKIQTSEGIPEKVFRTLKDLIYNYEKPNQGLVTNLLYPVKKTTPPQRSQRLKLGKDNIYDEIDESDYVAVLP